The Corylus avellana chromosome ca8, CavTom2PMs-1.0 genome has a segment encoding these proteins:
- the LOC132190500 gene encoding uncharacterized protein LOC132190500, producing MARILIQSLLRRSPLFRPRYLTHTHRSFSSSSGRLMEIDLDASSSSSSSSSSSSSSGEGDGESESFLLKKLDDLIHRIMVQKSTPDWLPFVPGSSFWVPPRPGTSKVLDLVGRLTDPLGHEESLSLTTSRGWPCSSFFLHGNESDNPSKADLRVNGSAEVEVEVEVKVLKISEDTSQSEDEEG from the exons ATGGCCCGAATCCTGATCCAAAGCCTTCTCCGCCGCTCCCCCCTCTTCCGGCCACGATACCTGACTCACACCCACCGCTCCTTCTCCAGCAGCTCCGGCCGGCTGATGGAGATCGACCTTGATGCCTCctcctcatcttcttcttcttcgtcgtcGTCGTCTTCATCGGGCGAGGGGGACGGGGAATCCGAGTCCTTTTTGCTGAAGAAGCTGGACGACCTGATCCACCGCATCATGGTCCAGAAGTCCACCCCGGACTGGCTGCCCTTCGTGCCGGGTTCGTCCTTCTGGGTGCCGCCGAGGCCCGGAACATCCAAGGTGCTGGACCTGGTGGGCCGGCTGACCGACCCGCTCGGCCACGAGGAGTCCCTCTCGCTTACAACCTCCCGTGGCTGGCCctgctcttctttcttcctccacG GCAATGAATCTGATAATCCATCAAAGGCAGATTTGCGGGTGAATGGGTCAGctgaggtggaggtggaggtagAGGTGAAGGTTCTGAAAATTTCAGAGGACACATCGCAATCTGAGGATGAGGAAGGATGA